A region from the Triticum urartu cultivar G1812 chromosome 1, Tu2.1, whole genome shotgun sequence genome encodes:
- the LOC125521579 gene encoding protein MAINTENANCE OF PSII UNDER HIGH LIGHT 1: MKMACPAQSMLSASSCVLLRSSKPQQATIPRGGGITGGNRFLTLSCNASSSPDDSECNDVECAPEKEVGSLSVEWLAEERTKVVGTFPPKKKGWTGLVEKDTAGQTNIYSIEPAVYVAESAISSGTAGTSSDGSENTAALTGGLALIFVAGAASILIQVSKNQPPVQTQYSGPPLSYYVAKFQPAAAAFSVQSSPPVVEPAAPEEAPSDSPTLEAEPSATAEQPSS; encoded by the exons ATGAAGATGGCTTGCCCTGCCCAATCCATGCTCTCCGCAAGCAGCTGCGTGCTCCTCAGGAGCAGCAAGCCCCAGCAGGCCACGATTCCGCGAGGAGGGGGCATCACCGGCGGCAACAGGTTCTTGACGCTGTCCTGCAATGCTTCTTCGTCTCCGGACGACTCCGAGTGCAACGACGTGGAGTGCGCCCCGGAGAAGGAG GTCGGGAGCCTGAGCGTGGAGTGGCTGGCGGAGGAGAGGACCAAGGTCGTGGGGACCTTCCCTCCCAAGAAGAAAGGATGGACCGGCCTCGTCGAGAAGGACACCGCCGGCCAGACCAACATCTACTCCATCGAG CCGGCGGTGTACGTGGCGGAGAGCGCCATCAGCTCCGGCACGGCGGGGACGTCGTCCGATGGGTCCGAGAACACCGCGGCGCTCACGGGCGGGCTGGCCCTCATCTTCGTCGCCGGGGCGGCGTCCATCCTCATCCAGGTGAGCAAGAACCAGCCGCCCGTGCAGACCCAATACTCCGGCCCGCCTCTCAGCTACTACGTCGCCAAGTTCCAGCCGGCCGCCGCGGCATTCTCGGTCCAGTCGAGCCCCCCCGTTGTGGAACCGGCCGCGCCCGAGGAGGCGCCTTCTGATTCACCCACCTTAGAGGCTGAACCTTCGGCAACCGCGGAGCAGCCGTCGTCGTGA